In Bubalus kerabau isolate K-KA32 ecotype Philippines breed swamp buffalo chromosome 4, PCC_UOA_SB_1v2, whole genome shotgun sequence, one DNA window encodes the following:
- the LOC129650356 gene encoding tumor necrosis factor receptor superfamily member 10A-like, translated as MTVPAINLRGPRQRTLPDHKRQRGRKAPASSSAGAGRSGGPKLRFGYLVFVMGVVLWVKAASAISVRKDEIHQQSSTPLERSPQQKLCPPGFYMEEAIGGCAPCTNGIDYTSHSNTLPSCLPCTTCKSGEEEKNGCTPTKDTECQCKPGTFRGEDAPEFCQKCSTGCPDGKVMVMDCTPWSNIKCVDQESGPSRLMIGIIVTGIIFLIGCVVWCLFKSPFNECWHKVIGFSSIWRPQTLSNCITTQPRVDTVPEKEAAENNAQSRDAASRLPVETSST; from the exons ATGACTGTGCCTGCCATCAACCTGCGGGGACCTCGACAGCGAACGCTGCCCGACCACAAGCGGCAGCGGGGACGGAAGGCACCGGCCTCCTCGAGCGCCGGTGCAGGGCGCTCCGGTGGCCCCAAACTTCGGTTCGGGTACCTCGTCTTCGTCATGGGTGTCGTGTTGTGG GTCAAAGCTGCTTCAGCCATATCTGTAAGGAAGGATGAAATTCACCAGCAGTCATCAACCCCACTGGAACGGAGCCCCCAGCAGAAGTTATGTCCACCAG gATTCTATATGGAAGAAGCCATTGGAGGTTGTGCCCCATGCACCAATGGGATAGACTACACCAGTCATTCAAACACCCTCCCTTCTTGCTTACCTTGCACGACTTGCAAATCAG gagaagaagaaaaaaatggctgcACCCCGACCAAGGACACTGAGTGTCAGTGCAAACCTGGCACTTTCCGTGGAGAAGATGCCCCTGAATTCTGTCAAAAATGCAGCACCGG GTGCCCTGATGGGAAGGTCATGGTCATGGACTGTACCCCCTGGAGCAACATCAAGTGTGTGGACCAAGAATCAG gCCCTTCAAGGCTGATGATTGGAATAATTGTAACTGGAATCATTTTCCTAATCGGATGTGTGGTATGGTGCCTCTTTAAAA GTCCCTTTAATGAGTGCTGGCACAAGGTGATCGGTTTCTCCAGCATCTGGCGGCCTCAGACCCTCAGTAACTGCATCACAACACAGCCCAGGGTGGACACAGTCCCCG AAAAAGAAGCTGCAGAAAACAACGCCCAGTCCCGAGATGCAGCAAGCAGACTGCCTGTTG AAACCAGCAGCACCTGA